In Stanieria sp. NIES-3757, the DNA window CTTCGGTATGAATTGGAATTTGAGGAGCTAAACGAAGAAACTCTTCTCCGTCTTGGCGTGTGAGATTAGCAACCGAACGTAAAACTCGTTCTGACCACAAAATTTTATAGGGAAAGGAAGGAATATCGCTCATGTGGATGCCAGCACAGACAACTACACCTCCTTTAGCTACTTTTTGTAGAGCTGCTGGAACTAACTTACCCACAGGAGCAAAAATTATGGCTGCATCCAACTCTTCTGGTGGTAATTCTTCAGAACTACCAGCCCAAACTGCACCCAGATTCCGAGCGAATTGTTGCCCTTGAGTATCGCCCTGACGAGTAAAGGCATAAACTTCCTTGTTTTGATAACAAGCTACTTGGATCAAAATATGAGCAGCAGCACCAAAACCATAAAAACCAAGACGTTGTGCATCTCCAGTCATTCTGTAGGAGCGATAACCAATTAAACCAGCGCAAAGTAAAGGGGCTGCTTGTAAATCGGGATAATCATCGGGAATAGAAAAACAAAAACCTTCGTCAGCTACTACATATTCAGCATAACCACCATCTAAATTATAGCCAGTGAATTGGGCGCGATCGCAAAGATTTTCTCTACTGGATAAACAATAACGACAACAGTTACAGGTAGAACCTAACCAAGGGACACCAACACGGTTGCCAGGGATGAATTTGCTGACTTTTGCTCCTACTTGGTTCACTATTCCGACAATTTGATGTCCTAAAATCAGAGGCAATTTAGGTTGAGGTAGTTCCCCATCTACAATATGTAAGTCGGTACGACAAACTGCACAAGCTCGGACTTTTAAGAGAACTTGTTCTGGTTGGGGAGTAGGCACAGGCAACTCTACTTCCCGTAGCGATTGACCTGGTGCGTCGAGAATCATAGCACGCATTACTTCTAGTCCCAATTCTGTAAAAGAATTATAGCGAGTAAACAGTAGAAGTTCGATTATTTTTTTTACGTAAAAATTGATTTGGATTAATAAGATTTTGTATTTCAGGAAAGTGTTTTTTTGTTTTTAAAAAGATTAATTGAATTTGATGAAAATTAATCTTACTAATTAAGTAATTACTTAATGGTTATGCAATAGATAGATTTTTTTGACAAAGTAATTATACTCTTGAAGTTAAATGTTTATCTGTGTAAACAAAATTAAAAGTAAAACTTTATTTTGACCATAATTTTGCTAATATATAAGTGTAGCAGTTGATTGAAACTTCATACTAAACAAAGTGGTAATGCTTCTTTAAGCAGTATAGCTAAGTCCAAAGGACAGTTCTTGAAAATAAAGAAGTAGAGCAAGCTACACAGTTAAGTAAATGGTTGTGGAGGAAACTTTGTCAAATCCAATAAAAACTGAATGACGGGCTGAGTCAAGGGGAGATTCAGTCCGTCATTATATTATTAGTTGTCAAGTTTATTTAAAACAATAAACGATTGTGAGATAATAAAAGTCAAACTAATTCTGATTTTTTTGAAAAATATTTTTAAATTTTAGTAGTTGAAGATTATTAATCTAATTAATTGATAGTTTTACTTAAAATAAATTATTAAAAAAGTAGAAATTCACAACCGAACTGACAATAAATTTTATTGCGAAATCAGCCTATCGCAAACAAATTAAAATAAATAATTATTTTTTTATTTAATATAAATTTATAAAACAGAATTATATTTATCGATTTTTTAAGACAAATTATCAAAAAAAGGAGCGACGAACTATGAGTCGCGATCGCAAACTTCCAACTCAACGACCTCAATTTAACCGATTTAGTTGGACTTTAATTATCCTATTAAGCTCTTTAATCTTCTTCAATTTATTTGCCTTGCCAATTACACAGCCAAATCAGCAATCCTATAGTCAATTCATTGATTTAGTAGAAGCCGATCGCGTTGTTGGTGTGACAATTAGTAACGATAAAATTGAATATAAACTCAAGTCAAACACAACTCAAAACCAGCACGAACAGGTTTTTACTACGATACCCATTCCTCAAGATACAGATTTACCTAAACTTCTGCGTCAACATCAGGTAGAATTTTCGGCTCTGCCTGCTAATAGCAATGGTGGATTTTGGGTAATTTTACCATGGTTATTTTTCTTTTTTCTTTTCTGGGGGCTTCTGAGTTCACTTTTTGGTGGAAGTCAAGAAGGTGGCAGCTCGGCTGCTTTTACTATTGGTAGAAGTAAAGCTCGCATTTACTCAGAAGGAAAGATGGGTGTTACTTTCAACGATGTAGCTGGAGTAGATGAAGCTAAGACCGAACTACAGGAGATTGTTGATTTTTTACAACATAGCAGTAAATATGTTCGTTTGGGTGCAAAGATTCCGAAAGGAGTGTTGTTAGTAGGTCCACCAGGTACAGGCAAAACTTTACTAGCTAAAGCGATCGCAGGAGAAGCAGGAGTTCCCTTTTTTAGTATTTCTGGTTCGGAATTTATTGAGTTATTTGTTGGAGTTGGTGCCTCGCGAGTAAGAGATTTATTTGAACAGGCAAAACGACAAGCACCTGCGATCGTTTTTATTGATGAACTCGATGCTTTGGGTAAATCTAGAGCTGCTTCTGGTTCGCTCATAGCTAGTAATGACGAGAGAGAACAAACTCTCAACCAATTATTGGCAGAAATGGATGGTTTTGACCCCAATGCAGGAGTAATTCTCCTGGCTGCTACTAATCGTCCCGAAGTGCTTGACCGTGCTTTATTGCGTCCTGGTCGTTTTGATCGCCGTATTTTGGTAGATCGTCCTGATAAATCTGGTCGTTTGGCAATTTTAGAAGTACACGCTAGAACAGTAAAATTAGCTGAAGATGTCGATCTAGGTATTTTGGCAGCCCGTACTCCTGGTTTTGCTGGCGCAGATTTAGCTAATTTAATTAATGAAGCTGCTTTACTGGCTGCTAGGAAAGATCGTTCTGCGGTGATGATGGCAGATTTTAATGAAGCGATTGAAAGAATTTTGACAGGTTTAGAGAAAAAATCGCGAGTATTAAATGAAATTGAGAAAAAGACTGTTGCTTATCACGAAGTCGGTCATGCCATAATTGCTACGTTAATGCCTGGTGCAGAAAAAGTAGAGAAAATTTCGATTGTGCCACGGGGAATAGGAGCATTGGGTTATACGCTGCAATTACCTGAAGAAGATCGTTTTTTAATGTTAGAAGATGAAATTCGTGGTCGTATTACCACTTTATTAGGAGGACGTGCTGCTGAAGAATTAGTTTTTGGTAAAGTGTCTACAGGAGCAAGCGACGATATTCAAAAAGCTACCGATCTGGCTGAAAGATTTGTTACCATCTACGGCATGAGCGATCGCTTGGGTCCTATTGCCTTTGAAAAGATACAAGAGCAGTTTTTAGAAGGTTTAACTAACCCTCGCCGTTCGATTAGCCCCAAAATTGCTGAAGAAATTGACCAAGAGGTAAAAATATTGGTAGAAGGAGCGCATCAAAATGCTTTAATTTTATTGCAGCAAAATCGAAAATTACTTGAAGAGATAGCTCAATTGTTACTAGAACAAGAAGTTTTAGAAGGAGAACAACTGCGATCGCGACTTCAACGAGCTATTATAAGTCTGATCTGAATTAAATTTTAGCAAGGGGTAACAGCTTGGAAAGTTTTCATGTCAATTCCAATGAGTCTCCCCTGGAAATAGCAAATAATCCATCATTATTTCACTGTCACTCATTTCAGCTTTTCCTTCTTTTTGATACCAGTCATCTCCGAGAACAAAAATTGTAACTATCAGCGTTTCCAAGTCTATGCTATTGATGAGGAGGGATATTTGATGATAAGTGTGGTAACTTTACCTCTTCTGTCTTTTGCTCACTTTTTCCTAATTCACATTAGACGTAGTAGATTATTTACCAAAACTTTGTTTCCGTGACTCCATCTAGCTAGCTTTGATACAAAAGAAACTCCATGAACCAAGATCCCAAAGCCATTAATAATCATAGTGCGATCGATGGTAAACCAAATCAGGATACCCCTGAAATAGGCGGTGGTTTGCCAGTTGTTGAATATTGGGCAAGACATACTCTTTCTCCAGAAGGATTAAAATTGTGGCAAACTCTATTTCATAAAAGTGCTTGCCTTTCTTGTTCTTGGGGAACAGGAGGACAAAAAGGAGGTTTTACTAACGAAGTAGGGGAAAAAGTTCAGCGTTGTATGAAGAGTGTGGAATCGATCTCCGCAGAAATTCAGCCTCCCATCTCAACTCAATTTTTTGCCCATCAAACTATTACTCAATTACAAGGACTTTCTTCTTTAGAAGCGGATCGATTAGGTAGATGGAGTTTTTCTGTTATTTTGCGTTCGGGTAAATCTAATTACGAACATATTACTTGGTCAGAAATTTATCAAATTGCTACGGCAGCTTTTCAAAAACCACCAGAAAGAGTTGCTTCTTATAGTTCGGGTCGTTCTTCCAATGAATCTGCTTATCTGTTGCAACTGATGATGCGGGCATTAGGTTCTAATAATTTAGCCGACTGTTCCGATCTTTGCCATGCCCCTTCTACTTTTGGTTTGAAACAGATGTTTGGCAGTGGGACATCGATGGTTAGTTTGGAGAGTTTAAAAGAAACTGATTGTGTAGTCTTGGTTGGTGCTAACCCCTCTTACAATCATCCGCGCTTGATGAATGAACTGATTAAGTTGCGCGATAAAGGAGGTAAAGTAATTGTAATCAATCCAGTCAGAGAAATAGGATTAGTTAAATTTGGTTCTCCTTCTTTTCCTGTTACCTCTTTAATTCAAGGTTCAGAAATTGCTTCATTGTATCTACAACCGATCCCTGGTAGTGATGTTGCTTTATTTGTAGGTATTCAAAAATCTTTAATTGAAAAAAATTTAGTTGATTACAAATATTTGCGATCGCATACGGAAAATTGGGAAGAAGTAATCGAACACGTCAACCAAACATCTTGGGATGAGATAACTACAGTTTGTGGTGTCTCTCAAGCAGAAATTGAAACTGCTGCTAGCATCATCGGTTCATCTCCCAAAGTAGTTTTTGCTTGGGCAATGGGCATCACACAACATGAAAATGGCGTAGATAATGTTTATAGTATTGCCAACACTGCTTTATTAACAGGTAATGCTGGTAAAGAAGGTGCGGGAACTATGCCTATTAGAGGTCATTCTAACGTTCAGGGTTTCGGTTCAATGGGCGTTACTGTTCGCCTAAAACAAGAAATTCAGCAAGCGTTAGAAAAACTTTTAGGTCGTCCTCTTAGTCGCGTTCAAGGTTATGATACCAGAGCATTAATTGAAGCAGCAGACCGAGATGAAATAGATACTCTGATTTGTGTGGGTGGTAATTTATATGCAGCCAATCCCGACTCAACCCAAGCTAAACGGGCATTAGGTAAGATAAAAACGATTATTTATTTAGCAACTAAACCTAATTTAGGACATTTTCAGGGATTAGCCCAAGAAAATACAATTATTATTCCTGTCCTGAATCGTTTTGAAAATCCTCATAAAACTACTACCGAATCAGGTAATAACTTTGTTCGCCTCAACGATGAAGGTACAACCCATCTCAAAAATGCAGATCTCATTTCTGAAGTAGAATTTATCACCGAACTTGCCCATCTTATTCACGGCGAATACCCCGTTAATTGGCGTAAACTGCAAGATACTAAATATGTTCGGCAACTAATCGCCCAAACAATTCCAGGATTTGAAAATATGGCGAATCTTGATCAAACTAAGCAAGAATTTACGATTGGCGGACGCATTTTTACTGAACCTAAATTTGCTACTTCCTCTGGTAAAGCTGCTATGTTTGTTACACCGTTACCTCAACTCGATCTTCCTCATCCCAAAGCGTTTAAAATTCCCGATTCCAAAAAGAGTGTAGTAGTTGCTTTAATAACTGGACGCAGTTATTCTCAACATAATACGGTTGTTTACAAAGTTGCTGATAAATATCGAGGAATTCCCCATCGCAACTGTATCTTGATGAATCAAATTGATGCTGAAATTGCTGGAATCAAAGAACATCAGAGAGTTACAGTTCAGGCAGATGCAGGAAAGTTAGAAAATGTCGAGGTGATTTTTGGTGCAGTACGTCAAGGTGCAGCTTTGATGTTTTATCCCGAAGTTAATGCTATTTTCAAAGCCAGAATAGATGGGCGTTGCGGTACTCCTGCTTTTAAACGAGTTCCTGCTGTAGTATATGCATAATTATTAGATTGCCAGTTCTTCTATAAAACAAGATTGAGGTAGCTAAAACTAACTAACAAATTTCTCTAATCGCTTTAATCCTTCTTGAATTGTTTTTAAATCTGTGGCATAGGAAAGACGAATACAATTATCTGCACCAAAAGCAATTCCAGGAATCGCTGCTACTTGTTGTTCTTCAAGTAAAGCATTACAAAATTCTAAAGAAGTCATGCCTGTTTTTCTAATATCAATAAATAGGTAAAATGCACCGTAGGGTTTAGGACAACTTAATTTGGAAATGCTACTAATTGCCTCATACATTACTTGTCTTCTTACGGTAAAAGCTTCAAGCATTTCTTGAACACAAGCTTGAGAATGGTTTAAAGCTGCGATCGCTCCATATTGAGCAAAGGTGCAAACATTAGAAGTACTATGACCTTGTATTTTGATTGTAGCGTCAATTAATTCTACGGGTGCAGCAGCGTAACCTAATCGCCAACCAGTCATGGAATAACTTTTCGCAAAACCATTACTAGTAATTGTTCGTTCAAATATTTCGGGAGAAATCGAACCAATGCTGAGGTGTTCGACACCATCGTAGAGAATTTTTTCGTAAATTTCGTCAGAAATAACTAATAAGTCGCGTTCAACAATGATTTCTGCTATGGTACGAATTTCTTCGGGAGTATAAACTGTTCCTGTGGGATTAGAAGGAGAATTGAGGATAAATATTTTAGTTTTGGGCGTAATTGCAGCTTTTAATTGTTCGGGAGTGATTTTATAGTCGTTTTCAGCTAAAGTTTCTACAATTACTGGTGTTCCTCCTGCGAGTTTCACCATTTCTGGATAACTCAACCAATAGGGTGCAGGAATAATAACTTCATCCCCATTCTCAATTAATGCCAAGATAGTATTAAATAAAGAATGTTTTCCGCCATTGGTCACAATAATATTTTCTGGCTGATAATTGATCTTGTTATCAATCTGTAACTTACAAGCGATCGCTCTCCTCAATTCTGGTTCACCTGCTGCTGCACCGTAGCGAGTTTTTCCTGAGTCTAAAGCTTGTTTGGCAGCCTCAGAAATATGTGCTGGAGTCGGAAAATCTGGTTCACCGGCACTGAAGCTACAAACATCAATGCCTTCTGCTTTCATC includes these proteins:
- a CDS encoding class I/II aminotransferase, encoding MKLAARVSQITPSLTLAIAAKAKAMKAEGIDVCSFSAGEPDFPTPAHISEAAKQALDSGKTRYGAAAGEPELRRAIACKLQIDNKINYQPENIIVTNGGKHSLFNTILALIENGDEVIIPAPYWLSYPEMVKLAGGTPVIVETLAENDYKITPEQLKAAITPKTKIFILNSPSNPTGTVYTPEEIRTIAEIIVERDLLVISDEIYEKILYDGVEHLSIGSISPEIFERTITSNGFAKSYSMTGWRLGYAAAPVELIDATIKIQGHSTSNVCTFAQYGAIAALNHSQACVQEMLEAFTVRRQVMYEAISSISKLSCPKPYGAFYLFIDIRKTGMTSLEFCNALLEEQQVAAIPGIAFGADNCIRLSYATDLKTIQEGLKRLEKFVS
- a CDS encoding ATP-dependent metalloprotease FtsH; protein product: MSRDRKLPTQRPQFNRFSWTLIILLSSLIFFNLFALPITQPNQQSYSQFIDLVEADRVVGVTISNDKIEYKLKSNTTQNQHEQVFTTIPIPQDTDLPKLLRQHQVEFSALPANSNGGFWVILPWLFFFFLFWGLLSSLFGGSQEGGSSAAFTIGRSKARIYSEGKMGVTFNDVAGVDEAKTELQEIVDFLQHSSKYVRLGAKIPKGVLLVGPPGTGKTLLAKAIAGEAGVPFFSISGSEFIELFVGVGASRVRDLFEQAKRQAPAIVFIDELDALGKSRAASGSLIASNDEREQTLNQLLAEMDGFDPNAGVILLAATNRPEVLDRALLRPGRFDRRILVDRPDKSGRLAILEVHARTVKLAEDVDLGILAARTPGFAGADLANLINEAALLAARKDRSAVMMADFNEAIERILTGLEKKSRVLNEIEKKTVAYHEVGHAIIATLMPGAEKVEKISIVPRGIGALGYTLQLPEEDRFLMLEDEIRGRITTLLGGRAAEELVFGKVSTGASDDIQKATDLAERFVTIYGMSDRLGPIAFEKIQEQFLEGLTNPRRSISPKIAEEIDQEVKILVEGAHQNALILLQQNRKLLEEIAQLLLEQEVLEGEQLRSRLQRAIISLI
- a CDS encoding oxidoreductase alpha (molybdopterin) subunit, with product MNQDPKAINNHSAIDGKPNQDTPEIGGGLPVVEYWARHTLSPEGLKLWQTLFHKSACLSCSWGTGGQKGGFTNEVGEKVQRCMKSVESISAEIQPPISTQFFAHQTITQLQGLSSLEADRLGRWSFSVILRSGKSNYEHITWSEIYQIATAAFQKPPERVASYSSGRSSNESAYLLQLMMRALGSNNLADCSDLCHAPSTFGLKQMFGSGTSMVSLESLKETDCVVLVGANPSYNHPRLMNELIKLRDKGGKVIVINPVREIGLVKFGSPSFPVTSLIQGSEIASLYLQPIPGSDVALFVGIQKSLIEKNLVDYKYLRSHTENWEEVIEHVNQTSWDEITTVCGVSQAEIETAASIIGSSPKVVFAWAMGITQHENGVDNVYSIANTALLTGNAGKEGAGTMPIRGHSNVQGFGSMGVTVRLKQEIQQALEKLLGRPLSRVQGYDTRALIEAADRDEIDTLICVGGNLYAANPDSTQAKRALGKIKTIIYLATKPNLGHFQGLAQENTIIIPVLNRFENPHKTTTESGNNFVRLNDEGTTHLKNADLISEVEFITELAHLIHGEYPVNWRKLQDTKYVRQLIAQTIPGFENMANLDQTKQEFTIGGRIFTEPKFATSSGKAAMFVTPLPQLDLPHPKAFKIPDSKKSVVVALITGRSYSQHNTVVYKVADKYRGIPHRNCILMNQIDAEIAGIKEHQRVTVQADAGKLENVEVIFGAVRQGAALMFYPEVNAIFKARIDGRCGTPAFKRVPAVVYA
- a CDS encoding zinc-binding alcohol dehydrogenase family protein, translated to MRAMILDAPGQSLREVELPVPTPQPEQVLLKVRACAVCRTDLHIVDGELPQPKLPLILGHQIVGIVNQVGAKVSKFIPGNRVGVPWLGSTCNCCRYCLSSRENLCDRAQFTGYNLDGGYAEYVVADEGFCFSIPDDYPDLQAAPLLCAGLIGYRSYRMTGDAQRLGFYGFGAAAHILIQVACYQNKEVYAFTRQGDTQGQQFARNLGAVWAGSSEELPPEELDAAIIFAPVGKLVPAALQKVAKGGVVVCAGIHMSDIPSFPYKILWSERVLRSVANLTRQDGEEFLRLAPQIPIHTEVTPFPLTEANQALEALRTGKINGSAVLVID